Proteins co-encoded in one Coriobacterium glomerans PW2 genomic window:
- a CDS encoding DUF4176 domain-containing protein, which translates to MRDYGALPYPQGWAGRDSVMMFDRDDIEQLLYVGHLGLDAERFLGDMAEHEEELAKMKESFAAGADGARGLDRLGAEGVVAPGDAQAGRVPGPLSRDSLREPRAARERGAAREARASLAEDDRGI; encoded by the coding sequence ATGCGCGACTACGGGGCGCTGCCATATCCACAGGGATGGGCCGGCCGGGATTCGGTCATGATGTTCGATCGGGACGATATCGAACAGCTTCTGTACGTGGGGCATCTCGGCTTGGACGCCGAGCGGTTCCTGGGGGACATGGCAGAGCACGAGGAGGAACTTGCGAAAATGAAGGAGAGCTTCGCCGCCGGCGCAGACGGAGCACGCGGACTGGATCGACTCGGTGCTGAGGGAGTGGTCGCGCCTGGAGACGCCCAAGCAGGTCGAGTACCTGGCCCGCTGTCTCGAGACAGCTTGCGCGAGCCGCGAGCCGCCCGCGAGCGCGGCGCTGCTCGGGAGGCGCGCGCCTCGCTCGCCGAAGACGATCGAGGGATATGA